In the genome of Oligoflexus sp., the window CGGGTCGTCAGTTCGGGGGCCTTGACGCCCAGTATGTGGTGCCTGACGTTTACGTCTTCAAGGTGGCTGGCGAGTGGATTGTGACTCTGAATGATGAGGGCCTGCCGCATCTCAAAGTCTCGAAGATGTACGAGAAGATGGCTGGCAAGGTCGGCGGTCAGAATAAGGATTATCTCAACGACAAGTTGAAATCAGCGCAATGGCTGATTAAATCCATTCAGCAGAGGCAAAAGACCATTCTGCGGGTGACGGAGAAGCTCGTCGAACGGCAGAAGGACTTTTTCGAGCGCGGCGTGGAATATCTGAAGCCGATGGTTCTGCGTGATATTGCCGATGATATCGGTATGCATGAATCCACGATCAGCCGGGTGACCAGCAATAAATATGTGCATACCCCCCAGGGTATTTTCGAGCTGAAGTACTTCTTCAACAGTTCTGTCTCCATGTCCAGCGGTGACAGTCTTGCAAGTGCTTCCGTGAAAAAGATCATCTCTGATATCATTGGTAAAGAGGACCCTCGTCATCCGCTCGCGGATCAAAGGATCGTCGAAATTCTGGAAGAACGCGGCATTCAGTTGGCGCGTCGAACAGTTGCCAAGTATCGGGAACAACTGGGGATTTTGCCGAGCAGCAAGCGGAAAAAGTACTACTAGCAGTTGGGCAAGATTATGACGACGTCGATGGCCGACATTCACGATCCACCTCTTCTGGTGATTGTCACCGGCCTCTCCGGGGCTGGTAAATCCACAGCGATCAAGGCCCTGGAAGATCTCTCCTTTTTCTGTATTGATAATCTCCCTTTTGCCATGGTGGATAGCGCGGTCGATCACTTGCTGCAGAGCAAGTGGACGCCTCGGCGTTATGCCCTGGGTATGGATGCGCGGGATAAGGATTTTATCGCGGGTTTTGCCGATATGCAGGCCCGTCTGAAGCAGCGGATCAAGCTGGATGTACTCTTTTTAACCTGTGCCCCGGATCAGCTGGCGGAACGTTATAGCACAACGCGGCGCAAGCATCCGATGCTGGACAGCGGCGGACAATTGATCGCGGCCATCAAACGCGAGGCGCATGCCCTTCAGGGTATCGAGCGCATGGCGGATGTGTCCTTCGATACGACGACCTGGAGTGTTCATTTCCTCGCGCGTAAAGTCGAGGAGCGTTATTCCGGGCGGCTCGTCGGACGTCAGCTGCATGTGAATATCACGTCCTTCGGCTTTAAAAATGGTCTCCTCAAACCAGCCGACACCATCTTCGACGTGCGGTTTCTGCGGAATCCCTTCTTCGACCCGCAGCTCAAAAACCGGACCGGCCTGGAATCGGCTGTCTCCAATTACGTCTTCGAAGATCCCAATGCCCAGGTCTTCCTGAATAAGCTCGTCGACCTGCATCAGTTCCTGCTTCCTGAATACTATAAGGAAGGGAAGCACTACTTCCGCATCGGCATCGGCTGCACCGGCGGCAAACACCGCAGCGTGTCCCTCGCCGAACGCCTCGCCGTCGACCTTGCCAATCTTTGCATTCCCCAAATTGCCATCAGTGTGAATCATCGCGATATTGACGTTGGAATGTGAGCAGGGGTGCTCCGCACCCCAAGTTTGTTTGTAAGCTCCCCCGTGCCGGGGTCGCTATCGCAGTCATTCAGATACCTACCTCCAGAGTTAAGTTAATTGAGTAAAAGTCAGTTTTCTTTCTTTCAAAGGATTGCCTTCATAAGGAAAGTTAACGGCGAGTTAAACGGCTCTCGCGACGAAGAATATGCTCTGAAAGAGATCATACAGTAAACCATGAGGTCACTATGCGTATCATGATCCTCCAGGGCCACCCTGATACAAACAGCTTCTGCGGAAGTCTCGCCCGCTCCTATCAGGAAGGCGCGCAGTCGGCTGGTCACGAATGTCGCCTGCTGCATGTCGGCGAGCTCAGCTTTGATTCCAATCTGGCTCATGGTTATCGGCAGATTCAGACCCTTGAACCCGACCTCATAAAAGCCCAGGAATGGATCAGCTGGTGCGAGCATCTTGTGGTTGTTTACCCCATCTGGTGGGGGCAGATGCCGGCTCTGTTCAAGGGCTTTTTCGACCGCTGCTTTCTTCCGGGATGGGCCTTCAAATACCACCAGAACGACCCCTTCTGGGACCGCCTGCTTGCAGGCCGCAGTGCGCATATGATCGTCACCTCGGATGCCCCGGCCTTCTATAATATTCTCGCTTATTGGGATTCGCCGATTACCGTTCCGAAGAGAATGATCTTCAGATTCTGCGGTTTTAAGCCTGTCAGGGTCAGTCGCATTGGGAGCATTAAAAATACAACAGATGCCAAGCGCAAAAGTATCCTCGAAGCCATTCGGAAGAAAGGCTCGAGGGCATATTGAGGTTAAATTCTTCAGGGCGTTACAAAGAACTCAAGCTTTACACTCTTATTCTCTTCGTTCCCAGATTTATCAATGATACTGATAGCATCCAGGACATATTTTCCAGGCAGAAACTTTATTGTATCGACTTCAAAGGTCCAAATATCCCCTTCAATTTTCGGGTAACTATTCTGCGCTTGCGATACCAGTCCGCTGATGCTGACCATACTGATGGCCTGGGGCAGCCCGCCCAAATCATCAGAAGCGCTGAGGCTGCCCACCAGTTTATCACCACGTTTGACAGTCGTGGATTGCAGATTCACAGCACTGATGGTGGATTTGACTGTATCGACCTGTCCCGCATTCTCGACTTTGAATAGCAAAGCCCGCTGCTGCGGCTATAGAAAAGGACGTTAAAGTCCTGCTGCAAAGTGACAACTTCATAAACACCCGGCTGAACATGAGCATCCAGCACAATCTCGGTCATCTTACTTGTTTCACTATAGCGGCTGTGAAGTATATTAGTGCCCGACAGGTTCTGCCGATTCCAAACTATCAAAAGGCGGCACAGCGCCCACGATACAGCGCCCGGCAACTGACCGCGCACTGGCCAGGATCTTGGGACAATAACCGATCTGAGCATCCTTGAATTCAGACTCCCCGGCCATTCGGCTACTGAACATATTAGGAGACTGCCTGCAGCTCGTACCGGAGACGAGGAAATACATGGAAGGCTCAATGGAATTTTTCTTGGACGACTTATCACAGGCAAGAGTCGAAGGAAGCAAAACAATGACAGGACCCAGAGTCTTCAGAACTCGGCGGCAACGCATGACAACTCCACAGCAGATAAAGACAGCCCAACGAGGGCTTCGCATTCTACTGCAGGGTCCATACCTACATTTTTCCCTATATAACCTGCTCTTTAACTTGGAACATCAGCCGAAACCCCTACGCCTGTCAAAACCCTATTCGCCCCAAAAGCAAAGCGGGAGCCTTCCCCAGGAAAGCCCCCGCTTCTTCAGTCCAAAGACTTAGCTATAAGTCGAGATATCCGGACAGGTACAAACCAAATTCCTATCCCCGTAAGCGTTATCCACACGCCCGACGTAAGGCCAGAACTTGTTATCCTTCACCCAGCCTTTCGGGAACGCAGCCTGCTCACGGCTGTAAGGACGATCCCAGCCGCCGGTAATCACAGCTGCTGTATGCGGTGCATGCCTCAGGACGTTATTATCCTTCGGCACCTTGCCCTGCTCCACTTCACGGATCTCATTCCGAATGCTGATCATCGTCTCGCAGAACTTATCCAATTCCGCTTTCGACTCAGACTCGGTCGGCTCGATCATCATGGTGTTGGGAACCGGCCACGACACGGTCGGCGCATGATAACCGTAGTCAATCAAACGCTTGGCAATATCATCAACGCTCACGTCAGCCGTTTTCTTCACTTCCTTCAGATCGACGATACATTCATGCGCAACAAGACCGTTCTTCGCCCGATAAACCACGGGGAAGGAGCTATCCAGCTTCTTCGCAATATAGTTCGCGTTCAAAATCGCAACCTGTGTCGCCTTCTTCAGCCCATCCGGACCCATCATGCGGATATACATCCACGAGATCGGCAGAATGCTGGCACTGCCCCAGGGAGCCGCTGCGATCGGACCCACGCCCTTGTCGCCGCCCATTTTCACCACAGGGTGATTCGGCAGGAAGGGAGCCAGGTGCTTTTTCACACCGATAGGACCAACGCCTGGTCCGCCGCCGCCGTGCGGGATACAGAAGGTCTTGTGCAGGTTCAGGTGACAGACATCCGGACCGTATTTCCCCGGACGGCAAAGGCCGATCTGGGCATTCAGGTTCGCGCCGTCCATATAAACCTGGCCACCATTCTCATGAATGATGTTACAGATCTGAACGATCTCCTCTTCGAACACACCGTGGGTCGAAGGATAGGTGATCATCAGCGCTGCAAGGTCATTCTTATGCTCAATGGCCTTGCTCTTCAGATCCGCCAGATCAATGTTTCCATCATTGTCACACTTCACCACCACGACCTGCATGCCAGCCATGACAGCCGAGGCAGGGTTGGTGCCGTGCGCGGAACTTGGAATCAAACAGACCTTGCGATGGCCTTGACCCTGCGACTCGTGGAAGGCATTGATCACGAGCAGACCCGCATACTCACCCTGCGCGCCCGAGTTGGGCTGCAGTGA includes:
- the rapZ gene encoding RNase adapter RapZ — encoded protein: MTTSMADIHDPPLLVIVTGLSGAGKSTAIKALEDLSFFCIDNLPFAMVDSAVDHLLQSKWTPRRYALGMDARDKDFIAGFADMQARLKQRIKLDVLFLTCAPDQLAERYSTTRRKHPMLDSGGQLIAAIKREAHALQGIERMADVSFDTTTWSVHFLARKVEERYSGRLVGRQLHVNITSFGFKNGLLKPADTIFDVRFLRNPFFDPQLKNRTGLESAVSNYVFEDPNAQVFLNKLVDLHQFLLPEYYKEGKHYFRIGIGCTGGKHRSVSLAERLAVDLANLCIPQIAISVNHRDIDVGM
- a CDS encoding NAD(P)H-dependent oxidoreductase, whose translation is MRIMILQGHPDTNSFCGSLARSYQEGAQSAGHECRLLHVGELSFDSNLAHGYRQIQTLEPDLIKAQEWISWCEHLVVVYPIWWGQMPALFKGFFDRCFLPGWAFKYHQNDPFWDRLLAGRSAHMIVTSDAPAFYNILAYWDSPITVPKRMIFRFCGFKPVRVSRIGSIKNTTDAKRKSILEAIRKKGSRAY